The genome window CAAGACAATATTCCCTAAATTATGTTAAAACTTTACTTAACGTTTGGATGAGGGCCTAGTTCCATGAAACTGAGGCAATATTTATTTGGAATGCTCCAGAAAAGTTAGAGGGACTTGGAAGTGACTAGATGCAATACATATGAGAGAACTTCCGAATGACTCCTTGAAAGGCGTCATTTGGAATTCTGCTTTTTAATGTTTTAGTAGTGGCTTTGTACTGCTTGAGTAGTTCATTGGTAGTGTTCTTGTATTGCATTTTTGACAATCCGAGTATAGAGTTCCTTGATACTTAGTaactccctcatccaaacacaGGGATTAGTGGTTTATTTGTTATTTCTCCTATAGATCTTGTATTTTGTTATTTCCAATATAACTTGGCATGTGTAATGCCTTATACACCAAGATAAACCACAAATTTTTGAAATACTAAGTAACGTGATAGGGTTTAGGGTAGTATGCCGTGGACGGACTGTTCTAGACCGAGCATACCCTTGAAAATGAAATGACTAGGGAGTCCCTGtttcttacaaaaattcaacGGACCCCATCTGCTTGGGAttgttagaattttttttttaaatttttttttagaaaagagGTTATCTTCATTATAGATCACTTGCATCAAATGGATTGGCATACTGTTGTGTTCCCTCTGCTTGTGAAGAATATTTCTGACATATTTCTGATGATCTCCTATATACTATCAGCATGTTAATATAGTACATCCATTACTGTTTTGTCAGGACAATCCAAACTGCTTGTTGATAGTGACACCCAAAGGTGGCCATCTAGGGTGGGTTGCAGGTGCTGAAGCTCCATTTGGAGCACCTTGGACTGATCCGGTCGTCATGGATTTCCTTGAGCATCTGCAGAGAGGAAAATTTGAAGCCTTTTCATCTAGTAATTTGGAAGGCGCGCACCGAAGTTCAGAGGGCTTGCACAGCTTGGAAGTATAGTTGGATATATCTTCGTTGTTGCTATATACATTCTTTATCAGATGGCAGTCTTAAAAATGCGATGGAATATGAtcaaatacaatacaaataagcTAAAATCATTCGATTCTTTGTACTTGTATGCTGTCGAACATTGACAGCTTAGCGGGCATTCATGCCTTGGGTCGATGTTTTTCAAATTCTGATGTACCTCGTGTAATCCATGGGAGAAAACTTCACCAGTATTACGTTCTTGTAGTCTTCGTCATTGTGAAAGGTGTAATTGTACGCTGCTCTCAACGTCTATAATATTCTGAAGAAAACTTCTTCAGTATTTAAGttttgggtaaaagactgtttactaccctcaagtttagtgattttcaacatttagtacatcaagtttttttcgtttcagagtcatacctaaagtgtaaattttgggacagtctcatacatccgttagtcaaactgttaagtcttcaGTTAaatgtgacgtggcgcccatgtggccaatgactgggcgccaggTGGGTCGccacgtgttttttttttgtaagacaGGGGTTTcagataaaaaaacaaaaaaaaaaaatttcccgccaaatttttttttcccacaaCCATGCACCTTACACTTTTTTTCCCGCcataattttttgaaaaaaaaaatcaacaaagttGAATACCACCTTGCAAAATACCACAACTTTTTGTTCCAAATCTGCAAATTCAATTCCAAACAAACTTTGAATTCTAAATATGCAAATTCATCATTTAAACTACCAACAAAGTTGAATTCTCAACAACTTTCAATTCACAACAAAGTTCAATATACACCATCCAATTCACAACAAAGTTCCAAATCTGCAAAGTCAAGGTGTTCTTCCAAAAACACTAAAGATCTGTCAAAAAAACTGTCCAAAACACTAAGGGCATATTCAACTATAACAAAACGAACCCTTAAACAACCTAAAGCATTAAAGCAGCATCATGAAACATTCCTCCTCCTTTTCTGACCTCTTGCAGTAGACTTTGAAATGGTTTGAGAGGCTTGAGTTGGCTGAGATGAAGGTTGTGGAGCTTCCTGAGTGCATGGCTGAGATGACTGAGAGGGTTGTGATGCCTTAGATGTTGAGGCCTAAGTAATGAACCCATATAGCATTAGCACTGACAGATAGTACACTTCACAAATAACAAATTCACttaagaaatgaaaaattaacaaaaaatatcaaaattataccttatttttcttgctttttcttccttttctagcAGCTGGAGGAGGATGAGTGGTAGGGCATCTGGCCTTGTTGTGTCCCGAGGCCTTGCAAACACTACATTTCACACTTTTTTGCCCTCTCTTGCTTAACTTGAATTCATTTTCATCAGCCTCCTTATGTCTCATCTTTTTTGGTCTCCCCGGCTGCCTTTTAAAAGTTGGAGGCAGAATGCATTTGTTTTCAGATGGCTCCCAAAATTTCATGCATTGGACGGGTTGAATCAAGTTTTCGTAAGCTTCAAAGTACTTCTCCTTCTTGTACCAAGAGGAAACAAATACCTCAGGCTGTCTCCTTGCATAATAGATGGCCGAGCAACCATGAATGCAAGGAAAGCCTGTCAAATCCCATCTTCTGCATGAGCAAGTGCACCCATTCAAATCCACCACAAATACATTGCTTCTGCCTTCATccacttcaaaattttctcCTCCAGACCATGTAGCTACAGTGTGTGAGCTTTTCAGTTTGTACTCCTTCAACTTCTTCTGGATTTTTGGGCAGATAGCTCCTTTATCCTTCCTCATTGCATCTCTTCTCAACCATATCCTCTTCATCAATAAAACTCTTATAGTTTCCAGCATGGTAATAATAGGCTTGTCCCTAGACCTTAGGATAAAAGAATTGAAGCTCTCACAGAGGTTGTTTAACAGAATGTCACACTGAGTGTGTGTGTCAAAGTGTGACCTACTCCAATGCAAGGCTGGTCTCTTCTCCAACCATTTATAAGCTTTTTCATTCAGCCTATTCACCTCAGCCATACTCTTCCTAAAATCAGCGATGGTTGTTGCCTTGGCAGCATTCCACAAGGCATCCTTTAATCCTTTCCATTTAAACCCATCTGCCTTGTAGTTAGTGTATAAGTGCCTAACACAGAACCGATGATTACAATTAGGCAGCACCTTCTCAAAAGCTGGTATTAAACCCTTTTATTTGTCAGAAATGAAAGTCCAAGCACGCTGGTTCACAATTCCCAAGTCAGCAGCTAGCAGTTCCAGAAACCAAACCCAACTGTCCTTGTTCTCGAGCTCTACTATAGCATATGCAATAACCCAAGTTTGGTTATTTGCATCCATTCCCACTGGAGACAGTAACTGGCCCTTGAACACTCCTTTCAAGTGACAACCATCCAACCCTACAAGCTGCCTACATCCATTCTTAAATCCATTTTTGCAAGCCCCCAAATAAATATAAATCCGCTGGAATATCACATGAGCATCATCATAGGGCAGCACCTTCATCTAAACTGTACTACCCGGGTTTGTCCTCCTAAGCTCATCACAGTACTCCCACAACTTTGTGTACTGATCCAAGTGACTCCCCTCAATGATTTTCAAACACTGTGCTCTCACTCTGTAGGCTGTCTTGATGTGGATCtcaaccattctttcttctttcactATTTCCACAAATGTAGTGATGGGCATGCTTGGGTTGAGTCTGAACTTGTCCACATACCTCTTCACAAGCCATGCCACTTTGCAGTTAGGATTTTCCCTCCAAATCCTCGGACATTCATGTTTCCCAACATAGGTTTTCACTTGGATTGAATCTTCATTGTACATCCTGGAAGCATACAATCTCCATGGACAGTTTTTCTCACACCTTGCACTAATCTTCCATTTCTCATTCCTTTTTAGCTTAATAAAAGGTGCACCGTGCTTAATGGAGTGAGACCACACTGCCTCTCTCAACTGTGCAGCATCTCTGAACTTTAATCCATTTTCAAACTTTGGATCATCCCTGTCGGCTTCTTCATTAAACTCAGGGTAGATGACTTTCTCATCACATTCTGAACCTGAATCGTCAACACTGTGCAGGCCATCTGAGTCTTGTTTCTTATCATTAAGGGGAACGTCTTCTACATCCCTTGCATCAATAATGTCTTCTGGATGTTGGTTCCCAACCCCTTCACCCCTTTCAGCAACCCCTTCACCCCTTTCAGCATCTCTAACGACATTTTCTACAGCCGCATCATCTACTGGACGACGATCATCATCTTCCAAACTGTAGTCACTGTCCACAAACTCACTATCTGTAGTGTCATCTTCTGCATTTACTGCCACAAACAATGCATATTTGTTAAAAACCTAAACTTTGCAAAAATAATTGAATACtgaaattaaaattgtaaaaataaatgtttcaaaaattttaCCTTCATTAGCTTCTACTTCGGTCCCTTCATTAACTTCTTCAGCTTCGTGACCTTCTTCAGTTTCATCACCTTTATCACCTTCATCATCAGCATTGAGAGGACCATCTTCAGCCTCATCTCCACTTCCTTGTCCTCCCTCAGTTGCTTCAACCTCATGTTCATCATCACCATTGTAGGCTATGTCATTCAAAAGACATAGCCGTTTTTCTAAGTCATCCGCACCCCCTTTTGCTCTACCCTTCTTCAGTTTTGATCCACTTCCCTTTGTAATCGAAATTGCCACACTCGGATTcctcaatatcttctataatGACACCTTTTTTTAATATGGCACTCTCATCTAGATTCATCAAAAGCTTATGTTTCAAGGCAGCTTCTTTCGGACTTAGATGTTCTAGGTACATTTCTATTTCCCTAACCCCTGGAACATGCTTGCACATTTCACTCACATCTTGGTCCCGTTCAATAAGCCTTAATCCCTCACAATAAGACATCCCAAGAATCCTATAGTGATACAACATAAACCCATCATATCCTAACTCCTTAACCATTTCATCAATCTCGAAAAAAGACATGAAGTCTTTGTCTACATAATCAAACCAAGCCTCAAACCCTCCCGTATATGCACTTTCAGACCACTTCCCACCGTGGTTAATTTTAAGGCTAAATAATTCGGGCATGCCTGCAAAGTCAAGGAGAAAGgtgaaaacaacataaaatccTGGAGCACACAGGGAAAAAGGTGAAAACACTAGTAGGACCATGAGGaaaaaaggtgaaaacaaaaccatgggGACCATGGTTACAGTTCCACCTTTTTTCCTGAAACCATAGAAAAAAACGTGAAAACAAAACCAATGGGGACCACGATTGAAGACaaacaattgaaaaattgaaagcaaAACCACGGGGACCACGATTGAAGACaaacaattgaaaaattgaaaccaaaCCACGGGGACCACgattgaaaacaaaaccaatGGAACTCACAGATCCTTAAtccctaaaattcaaaattgaaaaatcgaaAAAAGTAGGTTACTTACGATAAAGTGGTGTTTCACCCACTTCGATCCTCCTTTTATCCCACCCCATCGGCAACGATGGCTTCACGACAATCTTTCCCAGAAACGTGTGCGCAACATACGACGGCGTGCGAGGTCGAGCGATGGCGTGCGAGGTCGAGCGACGGCGTGCGAGGTCCAGCGACGGCGACGTGGAGCGACGCCGAGGTCGAGTGACAGCCCGTGGGTAGGGTTTCGGACCGAGATGGGGGGTCGCGATTTTCTGGGGAGTGAAAAGTGGTTTCACTTTTCACTTTTTCTAGGTGAGATGGGGGGTCgcgatttttgaattttgaggtGGAGCGACGGCGTGCGAGGTCGAGCGAACGGTGAGGTGGAGCGACGGCGAGGTCGAGTGACGGTAGGGTTTCGGACGGAGATGGGGGGTCGCGATTTTCTGGGGGAGTGAAAAGCGGTTTCACTTTTCACTTTTTCACTATTTCACTTTTATGGGAAGATGGGGGGCCGtgatttttgatttttgaattttgaatttttattttatttttttatttgaaacccctatcttacaaaaaaaaaaacacgtggACACACGTGGCGACCCACCTGGCGCCCAATCATtggccacatgggcgccacgtcacattTAACtgaagacttaacagtttgactaacggatgtatgagactgtcccaaaatttacactttaggtatgactctgagacgaaaaaaacttgatgtactaaatgttgaaaaccactaaACTTGACgatagtaaacagtcttttacccttaaGTTTTTGTACTGTTTTCATGTTAGTCCGGTGCTTATGCATCTGATCCTTTCATAGAATCATATCAGAATAGAACAAATTGTTACAAAATCCTACCAGGAAGTGATTTCGATACATCattcccccccccctctctctctctctctcttaatttgCTGATCTGATTTTCCTACATCTATAATACATCCAATCTGATTTTCCTACATCTATAATACATCCACTTTAACAAGTCTATTCTTATCCAAGAATCAACAGATGCTTTTCGTTT of Malus sylvestris chromosome 6, drMalSylv7.2, whole genome shotgun sequence contains these proteins:
- the LOC126625551 gene encoding uncharacterized protein LOC126625551, with product MKVLPYDDAHVIFQRIYIYLGACKNGFKNGCRQLVGLDGCHLKGVFKGQLLSPVGMDANNQTWVIAYAIVELENKDSWVWFLELLAADLGIVNQPFEKVLPNCNHRFCVRHLYTNYKADGFKWKGLKDALWNAAKATTIADFRKSMAEVNRLNEKAYKWLEKRPALHWSRSHFDTHTQCDILLNNLCESFNSFILRSRDKPIITMLETIRVLLMKRIWLRRDAMRKDKGAICPKIQKKLKEYKLKSSHTVATWSGGENFEVDEGRSNKMGFDRLSLHSWLLGHLLCKETA